The genomic DNA GCGCCGGCGAAACCTTCCATTAAGAAGGACAGCTGTTCCATGTTAGAGCGCCCCCTCCAGGAAGCCGTTGGGCAACACGAGGCCCAGCCCCACGTTGAAGGCCAAGTACGTGATGGCGGAAAATGCCAGTGCCACGCCGACGTCGAACACGGGCCGCGCGCTGCCGAAGGCCTTGCAGATCACCCAGAACAGGCCGGCGGCCGCGATGATCCAGCCGAGTACCGGCAGCGTGAGGATGAAGACGGCGATTCCGCCGACGACCCAGGCGATGGTCTTCCAATCCGAGTAAGCGCGGATGCGGCCGCCGGTGCGGGGGCGCTGGCCGGGCTTGCCGAGGACCGTGGCGCGCTCCGTGTCGCCGATTTCGGCGAGCATGTCCACGGAAAAGTCGTGGCTCCGCGGGTCGGCGCCCTGCGGAAAGCGGCGAGTGCGCAGCACGGAGATCGCGTGCAGCACGCCGAGGACGTAGAGCAACACGTACACGATCGTCGGGAAGAACTGCGGCCCCGGGATCGTGTCCCCCATGACGTCCATGGTGACGGTGCCATAGGCCAGAGCGGTGGCCAGGGCCAGGATCAGTGCGGAGACGATCAGCTCGCTCCGGCCGGAGAAGAAGCCCGTGATCCGCACGGCCTCGGCATCCTGCAGGCGCTTGATGCGCTCGTCCTCCGCGCGGGCGGCATCCTCACGCGTCGTGAGGTCATTCTCAACGCTCACAGTCCCAGTCCTTCCACGAGTTCCTTGGTGGTGACAATCTCTTCGGCGAGGAAGGCCTCAAACTCTTCGCCGACCATGAAGCTGTCCGTCCAGTTGTTGCGCTCGACGGCGTCCTTCCAGTGGTCCGTGGCGTGGAACTCGGTGACGATGTCCACGAGTTCGGCCTTTTCCTCCTCCGTGATGCCGGGAGCGGCCACGTAGCCGCGCCAGTTGGCCATCGCCGCGTCGACGCCGGCCTCCTTGAAGGTGGGCACGTCGACGCCGGGGAGGCGCTCCTCCGAGGAAATGGCGAGGGCGCGCAGCGTGCCCTTCTCAATCTGGTCGGAGAGCTCGTTGTAGCCGGACACGGAGGCCGCGGTGGTGCCGGACATGACGGAGGTGATGGCCTCTCCGCCACCGGAATACGGAATGTAGTTCACGTCCTGCGGGTCGATGCCCACGTCCTCGGCCGCCATGCCCATGAGCAGGTGATCGATGCCGCCGAGGGAGCCGCCACCGATGGCGGTGCCGCCCGGATCCTGCTTCCAGGCGTCCACAAAGTCCTGCAGGGTCTCAAACTCAGAGTCGGCGGGCACCACGATCACCGAGTAGTCGTCGGAGAGCCGGGCGATGGGCTCCACGTCCTCCAGCGTGGTCTGCGAATTGGCCAGCTCGATGGCGCCAATCATGACGCCTCCGGTGACCATGAGCATGTCCGAGCGTCCTTCCATTTGGGCAAATTGCCCGAGCCCGATGGTGCCGCCGGCACCGGGCACGTTGACCACCTGGACGTTGTTACTGATGCCGTCCGATTTGATGGCCTGCAGGGCTTCGCGGGCGAAGCCGTCCCATCCGCCGCCGGGGGAGGCCGGGGCCATGAGGACCAGCTTGGACCGCGCCGTGGACTCTCCGCCGGCGCTGGCGGAGGCGATGAGCGCGGTAGCCGTCACGGCAGCAACGGCCACGCCCAAGACGATGCGCGTCGTTTTCTTCTGTGGCATGACTCTTCCGTAGGGTGTCTCGAATGATGGTGGAAGCCGGTGTGTGACCGGCTACGTCACCACCAAGATCGCATCAAAGTGATGCGCGCCACAGCGAAAATCCGGTTGCGGTCATACTGGTCACAAGAAAAACGCGCCGCTTGCCAGCAGAGGAGGGCCATGCCGCACCGCGAACCGCCGCTGCGCCACCGCCTGCGCACCCGGCTGGCGAGCCTGCAGGTGGGGATCGTGTTGGTGCTGGTCCTCGGCGTGGCCGCCGTCGTCATGGCGTTCGAGGATCAGCGGATCCAAGACGCCGCCTATGACCGGGCGCGCACCGTGGCCCTCGAGGTCGCGGACGAGCCGGACGTGATCGAGGCGCTGAACACGTCCCGCGCCGTGGACACCATTGCGCCGTTGGCCCGGCTGGCCCAAGAGTCCTCCGGCGTCGATTACGTCGTCGTCGTGGGTCTGGACGATATCCGCGTGGCCCACCCGGACGAGGATCGAATCGGCGAGCCGGTCTCCACGGACCACTCGCTGATTCGCGAAGGCGAATCCTTCCGCGGCGTCGAGCGCGGCACGCTCGGGGTGACGTTGCGCGTGAAGGAGCCGATTTACGACGGCGAGACGGTCGTGGGCACCATTTCGGTCGGCATCCTGCAGTCGAAGGTGCGCGCCAACCTGGCGGGGGTGGTTTGGTCCTTTGCCCCGTGGGTCATCGGTGCGGCCACCGCGGGGACGTTGCTGAGCCTCGCCGTCGCGCGGTCCATTCGCCGCCGGATCTATGGTGTCGAGCCAGATGAGGTGGCTGCGCTGCTGCAGTCGCAGAACGCGCTGCTGTATTCGGTGCGCGACGGCGTGGTGGGCGTGGACTCGGGCGGCACCATCTCGCTGCTCAACGCGGAGGCCAAGCGGCTCCTCGGCGTGGGCGATGAGGCCCTCGGTGCCCCCGCAAGTCAGGTTCTGACTCCCTTGCTCGGTGCGGAGACGGTGGCCCCCGCCAGCGACCGCGCGGGCGGCGAGGGCGCGGCCGAGCTCGGTCCCGCGACCCAGGTGTTGGTGGGGGAGCGGGTCCTCGTGGTCCAGCGCCGCGCGGCCGGTGCCGCCGCGGAGGACGCACCCGGTGGCCACGGCTCGGCGGGTTACACGTTGACGCTGCAGGACCGCACGGAGGTGGAGGCCACGCTGCGCGAGCTGGCGGGACAGCGCTCCCTCGCCGACGCGCTGCGGTCCCAAACGCACGAGTTTTCCAATCGCCTGCACGTGCTCTCCGGGTATCTCTCAGTCGGCGCCGTGGATGAGGCCGCCGCCTATGTGCGTCGAATCGCCCCGGCCGTGCAGCCGGACCTAAGCGGATCGACGGGCAGCACGGCGGGTTCCGGCGTCGTCTCCGAGCCGGCCTTGGCCGGCATCTTGGCGGCCAACGCGGCGGTCGCGCGGGAAGCTGGTGTGGAATTCGAAGTCGATCCCGGATCGGCGACGCCGCGCGGCTGGGAGGCCGACGACGACGCTGCGACCGTGCTGGCTAACCTGATCACCAACGCGCTGGAGGCCGCTGGCGACGGCGGCCGGGTGCGCGTGCTGGTTCGCGTGACGGACGGGGCGTACCACGTCCGCGTTGAGGATTCCGGGCCCGGGGTGGCGCCCGAGTACGCTGAACACATCTTTGAGCGCGGCGTGAGCACCAAGGCCGGTAGCGAGCCGCGAGGCATCGGGCTCGCGCTCGTGGCGCGCATCGTTGAACGCCGGGGCGGCACGGTGCAGGTCGGCCGGGCGGACCGCGAGCCAGCGGGGCGCGCAACCGCGCTCGCAACCACGACCCCGCTCGGCGGGGCTCGCTTTGACATTCAGTGGCCGCTGACGGAGGAAGGCACCCGATGAGCGCGGAGATCCGCACGCTGATCGTCGACGATGACGTGGACGTCGTGCGCATGCACGAACTCTTGGTGCGCTCCCTCGACGGGTTCGAGGTGGCCGGCACGGCCCCGCGGATCGCGGAGGCGGCGCGGGCCCTGGAGGCCGGTGGAGTCGATCTCGTCCTGCTGGACGTGCACCTGCCGGACGGCAGCGGCGTCGATTTGCTCACCCAGCTCCGCGCCCGCTTCCCCCACGTGGGCGTCATCATGATCACGGCCGCGGCGGAGGCGGACACGGTCCGCGCGGCCATCGGGCGAGGAGTCGACGGGTACCTCGTCAAGCCGTTTACCGTCGACGATTTCCGACGCCGGCTGGTTGCCTTCCGCGCCGAACGCGCCCAGCGCCCGGACCGCCTTTCCCAGGACGCCATCGACGCGCTGATCAGCGGCACGGGACCGGCTCCCCGGACCGGGCCGCTGCCGGCAGCCGCCGCGCTGCCGAAGGGTTTCGCGCAACCGACGTATGACCTCGTGGCCGCGGCCGTGCGGGAGGCTCGCGAGGACGTCTCCGCCACCCACATCGCCTCAACGTGCGGGATCTCCCGGGTCAGCGCGCGGCGCTACTTGGACCTGTTGGAACGCCGCGGCGTCGTCGAGCTGCGCCCCAAGTACGGCTCGGCTGGCCGGCCGGAGCACCGCTACCGTTGGATCTAGCCTGGCGGTATCAGCCGTGCGGAGCACGGGCGCCCCACGCCGATTTTGGGCGCGCTGATAAGCTGGGAACAGACTTTCCGCGTCGACTGACGCGCGTAGATGGCGAGGAACTCGCCGGCATTCACTGAAAATCCAATAAAGGATGAGATGACAAAACGTCACACCCGTAAAACCCCGCCCCCACTGAAGAAGGGCGCGCTGCGCTGGGTCGCACTCGGCGGTCTCGGCGAAATCGGCCGCAACATGATGGTCTTCGAGTACGGCGGCAAGCTGCTGATCGTGGACTGCGGCGTCCTGTTCCCGGAGGACGAGCACCCCGGCGTGGACCTGATCCTGCCGGACTTCAGCTACCTGCGTGGCCGCTGGAAGGACGTCGTCGGGCTGGTGCTCACGCATGGGCACGAGGACCACATCGGCGGTGTCCCGTACCTGCTGAAGGAACACCGCGAGATCCCGATCTACTCGGCCAAGCTGACTCTCGCGTTTGTGAAGTCCAAGCTGACCGAGCACCGGATCAACAACGCCAAGCTCAATCAGGTCAAGGAAGGGGACAAGCGCAAGCTCGGCCCGTTCGACCTCGAGTTCCTGGCCGTGAACCACTCCATCCCGGACGGGCTGGCCGTGTCCATCAAAACCCCGGCGGGCTCCGCCCTGGCCACGGGCGACTTCAAGATGGACCAGTTCCCGCTGGACCGCCGCATCACCGACTTGGCCGGCTTTGCGCGGCTGGGTGAGGAAGGCGTGGACCTGTTCCTGCCGGACTCCACCAACGCCGAGGTCCCCGGCTTCATGGCGGCAGAGGCGGACCTGGTGCCCGCCATCGACACCGTGATCCGCACGGCCCCGCGCCGCGTCATCGTCTCCTCCTTCGCCTCCCACGTGCACCGCATCCAGCAGGTGATCGACGTGGCCCACAAGTACGGCCGCAAGGTGGCCTTCCTGGGCCGCTCCATGGTGCGCAACATGGGCCTGGCCAAGGAACTGGGCTACCTGAACATTCCTAAGGGCGTGTTGGTGGACTTCAAGGAAGTCGACAAGATGCCGCCGAAGAAGGTCGTCGTCATCTGCACCGGCTCTCAGGGTGAGCCGATGGCCGCGCTGGCGCGCATGGCCAACCAGGATCACGTCATCGACCTCGTGGAAAATGACACGGTGCTACTGGCGTCCTCGCTGGTCCCGGGTAACGAGACCTCGATCTACCGCCTGATCAATGACCTGACCAAGCTCGGCGCCAACGTGGTGCACAAGGGCAACGCCAAGGTTCACGTCTCCGGCCACGCCTCCGCCGGCGAGCTGGTGTACTGCTACAACCTGGTGCGGCCCAAGAACGTGGTCCCGGTCCACGGCGAGCACCGCCACCTGAAGGCCAATGCTGAGCTGGCCGTCCGCACGGGTGTCGAGCCGCGCAACGCGCTGGTCATCGAGGACGGCGTGACCGTTGACCTGGAAAACGGCGTGGCCCGGGTTTCCGGTTCGGTCCCCGCGTCCTACGTCTACGTGGAGAACAACGTCGCCGGCGCGGCCACGGACGAGGAGCTCGCCCACCGCGTGCGCTTGGCCGAGGACGGCGCCGTGACGGTGCTGGCCATCGTGGACCCGGAGACGGGCGAGATGGAGGACGAGCCGGAGTTCTTCCCGGTGGGCTTCGACCTGACGGATGCCCAGATCGACAAGGCGATCGGCATCGTCGAAAAGGCCATCGCCCGGCTGGACGAGAAGACCGGCCCGGAGGCGGAGAAGCAGATCGCCAAGGCGCTGGTGCGCTGGGCGGACCGCGCGATTCGCCGCCGCCCGCACTTCACGGTCATCACGGTGGACGCCTAAAGGGCCCCACTCGCCTGAGCATGCACGACGGCGCCCGTCCCGGGTTCGGGGCGGGCGCCGTCGTCGCTGGTGGGTGCGTTAGGCCGCGGGCTCGAGAGCGCTGAGGCAGGCGGCGAGACGATCGAGCAGAAGCTCTGCCTCGGCGCGTTCCAGCACCATCGGGGGGCGCATCTTCAACACGTTGTCCTCGCGGCCAATCTTGCTGATCAGCACGCCGGCCTCCCGCATCCGTTCGGTGAGGGCGCGGGCGGCCTCGGGAGCGGCGGAGCCGTCGGGGCGGACGAGGGTGAGCCCGAAGAAGAGCCCCTGACCACGCACGGAGGCGACCGCTGGATATTCACGCGCCAGCTGTTCCAGCCGCGCGGCGATGAACTCCCCGTTCTGGCGGGCCCGCGGCCGCAACTGTTCCGCGTCCATGACGCGCAGGACGGCGTGCGCGGCCGCCGAGGAGACCGGGCTGCCGGCAAAGGTATTGAAGTACATGTTGCGGCGGCCGAATTCGTCCAGCAGTTCGGCGGTGGTGACCACGCCGCCGACCGGATGCCCGTTGCCCATGGGCTTGCCGAGGGTGACCAGCTCCGGGGAGAGGTCAAAGAGCTCGTGCCCCCACATGACGTCCCCCAGGCGGCCGAAGCCGGATTGGACCTCATCGGCGACGACCAGCCCGCCCGCGGCCCGGACCCGAGCGGCAAGCCCCTCGACGTAACCCTGCGGCGGGCGGAGGAGTCCCTCGGTGGAAAAGAGGGGGTCGAAGAGCACGGCTGAGAGGCCGTGCCCGGCCGCTTGCAGGGACGCGATGGCCTGATCGGCTTCCTGCAAGGCGCTCGCGCACAACACCGAGGCCTCGGCGTCGGTGAGGCCGGCGGCGTCGGGAATGCGCAGGGCGCGCACGTGGTCGCCGAGGGGCTCGGCCACCGTGAGCCCGGTGGTGAGCTGTGCCAGCGAGGTGGTGTTGCCGTGATAGCTGAAATCGGAGACGAGGACCCCGGTGTGTCCGGTGTGCTGGCGCGCGACGCGCAGGGCCAGCTCGTTGGCCTCGGATCCGCTGTTGACGAGGAAAAGCCGGTCCAGGGGGTCGGCAAAGGTCTCCAGTAGCGCCTCGGCGTAGTCGACGACGACGTGGTTCAGGTACCGCGTGTGCAGGTTGAGCGTGCGCAGTTGCCGGTTCACCGCGTCCGCGACCGCGGGGTGGGCGTGGCCGACGTGGGGGACGTTGTTATACGCGTCGAGGTACGTGCGCCCGGTGGCGTCGGTGAGCCAGACGCCCTCTCCGCGCACCAATTCGAGAGGCTCACGGTAAAAGAGCGGGGAGTGTTCGCCCAAGGTGGCGTAGCGGCGGGTGAGCAGGTCTGCGGTGGAGTGGGGGCTCATGCTGGTCCTTGAGGTCGGTGGCCGGGGGTGCTCGCCAGTCCGCTGACCAGGCAGCGGATGGCGTCCACCTGGGCCGGCACGGTGTGCGGGTGGGTCGCGGTGCGCGCCGCGGAGGCGCGTAGTGCTCCGGAGACGGCGGTGGTCAGGGCATCGAGGTCTGCCCCGGTGGGCAGGTCGGTGGCTGCGAGATCTTCCCGGATCAGGGACTCGAAGGCGGCCGACGTCCCGCCCGTGACGTCCGCTAGGACGGGGAGGGCATCCGCCGTCGTCTTCCCGTAGAAGCGCCCCGAGGCGGTGGCCGTGCGTTCCACGAGCGCCCGGGCGAGCGCCGCAATGCGGTCCGGGGCGCCCGACTCCTGCTCGCGCAACGCGCGCCCCGCCTCCTCGACTTCCTCCGCGACCCGGAGATAGACGGCGCGTACGATCTCCTCGCGTCCGCCGGGGAAGTGCGCGTAGAGCGTGCCGCGGGCGAGTCCGGCGCGGCGGCTGAGCTCTTCGAGGGCCGTCGCGGCGTACCCGCCGTCGCTCAAGGCCTCTGCGGCGGCGTCCAGGATGTCGCTCCGGGTCCGGACGCGATTGCGCTCGCGTAGCGGCAGGCGACGGGTCTCGGCGGTCATGGTGCTCCTGAATCGGGGACGGCGGTGGTCTCAGCATAAGCCGAATCCTCCAAAAATTGAACAGTAATGTTCAGTTGACTTACTTGATGTTCAAGTTTAGGTTAGGGGTGATCTGCGGCACACCAGCAAGGATGACCATGAAATTGCCAGAGGCTACCGAACTCGTCGAACGCACCCTGGGCCGCTACGGCCTCGAGGGGCAGGGGCGGCTTGAGCTCGTCAAGTACCGGGAAAACTACGTCTTCAAGCTGACGTGCCCCACTGCCGCGTTCGCGGTCAGGGTGCACCGGCTGGGGTATCGTAATGCGGCCCAGATCCGCACGGAGATGGCCTACTTGCATGCACTGGCCGAGCGCGGCCTGCCCGTTCCGCGGGTGGTGCCTACGCGGGAGGGTGAGTTGCTCTGTGCGGCGTCATGGCAGGGGGAGACCGTCTACGTGGACGTCCTGGACTGGGTGGAGGGAGCTATGCCGCTGGGCGACATCGCGCAGGGCTTGGATGGAGCCAGTGCGCTCACGCCGGAGGAGTTCGAATCTCTCGGGGTGCGGCTGGGCCAGTTACACGGTGCCTTGATGGAGTTAGGGAGGTTGCCGGGCTTTGAGCGGCCCGCGTGGGATGCGGCGGGCCTCGTGGGGCCGGCGCCGGTCTGGGGAGACCCGCGGCGCGTGCCGGGACTTTCGCCCGCGGATGAGGCAACGTTGAGCCGTGCTCTGGCGGTCCTCGTGGAGGACCTCGACGCCCTGCCGCGCGGCTCGGAACACTTTGGCGTGATCCACGCTGACCTGACCCCGGAAAACGTGCTGATTTCTGAATCCCGCATGACCCTGATCGACTTCGACGACTTCGGTGAGGGGTGGCACCTCTTCGACCTGGCCACGGTCCTGTTCTTTTATGTGCCTCACCCGCGTTACGAGCAGTATCGGGCGGCCCTCTTTGACGGGTATGCGCAGGCGCGCCCCCTCCCGCCCGGGTTTGCGGACGGCTGGGAAGCGCTGTTGTTGGCGCGCGCGCTGACCTACCTTGGCTGGGCCGGTCAGCGCGCGGGGGACCCGGAGGCTGACTTCATCGCCAACGCCGTGGCTCCCGGCGTCGTCGCGATGGCCCGCGACTACCTCAAGCACCGTGCCGTGCGGTAGCTGCGGGCCCTGATCGGCGGTGCGGTGTGGCGTGCGCCACCACCGCGACCTCGGGTGAAGCACCCAGTTGGCGTTCAGCGTCGGCGTCTCGTATCTTGGTGAGGCACACCTAACCTATTTCCGTAATGCGCGGCGATCGAATTTGCCGCCGAGAGGGATCGATGACTCACCCGCACCCCCGTTTTAAGCTCCTCGGCGCGCTCGCTGCTGCCACCGCCGTCGTTGCTTTGTCCGCCTGCTCCGGCGAGGCGGCCTCCACTGAATCCTCCGCCGAGTCCGCGGAGACGGTGACCATTGAACACGCCTTCGGCGAGACCGAAATCGAGGGCACCCCGGAACGCGTGGCCACGGTGGCCTGGGCGAACCACGAGGTGCCGCTGGCCCTCGGCGTCGTGCCCGTCGGCATGGCCGCCGCCAACTTCGGCGACGACGACGGCGACGGCGTGCTGCCGTGGGTCGAAGAGAAGCTGGAAGAGCTCGGCGCAGAGACCCCGGTGCTGTTCGATGAGGGCGATGGGATCGACTTCGAGGCCGTGGCGGATACGAACCCGGACGTCATCCTCGCCGCCTATTCCGGCCTGGATCAGCAGGCCTATGACACCCTCAGCGAGATCGCGCCCGTGGTGGCGTTTCCCGAGACCGCGTGGGGCACCAACTGGCGGGACATGATCACCTTTAACTCCCTGGGCATGGGGATGGCCGAGGAAGGCGAGCAGCTGATCGCCGATATCGAGGCAGAGATCGACACCAAGGTCTCCGAATACCCGGAGCTGGAGGGTAAGTCGGCCATGTTCCTGACCCACGTCGACGAGTCGGACCTCTCCACCGTGAGCTACTACTCCACCTTGGATCCGCGCGTGCAGTTCTTCGATGACCTCGGCATGGGCTCGCCCGAGTCCGTGGTTCAGGCCAGCGAAGAGAACGGCACCTTCTCCGTGGAGCAGTCTGCCGAGACCGCGGACGAGTTCGCCGACGCGGAACTGATCGTCACCTACGGCGGCCCGGAGCTGCTGGAGGCCCTCAAGGCGGATCCGATCCTGTCCCAGATGCCGGCCGTGGAGAACGACGCCGTGGTGCGCCTGGGCAGCGACCCGTTGGGCACCGCAGCGAACCCCACACCGCTGGCCATCAGCTGGGTGCTGGACGACTACCTGAAGCTCCTCGCTGACGCCGCCGAATAACGGAGCGAGTGACTTCTCCACGGACCCATCCGGGTCTCCGACGCGCTGGGTGGGCGGTGGCTTTAGCCGCCGCCCTCGCGGTGTTGGCCCTCGCCTCGGTCGCCTTCGGCACCCGCGTGGTGGGCGTTGACGACGTCGTCGCCGGCCTGACGGGCTCCACCGAGGGCTTTGGCCCGGCGTCGGTGGCGAAGCGCGTACCGCGCACGGTGCTGGCCGCGCTCGCCGGTGCGGCCCTCGCCGTTTCCGGGGCCGTTATGCAGGGCGTGACGCGCAACCCCCTGGCAGATCCGGGGATCCTCGGCGTGAATATGGGCGCCGCGCTGGCCGTCGTCGTCGGCATCGCCTACTTCGGCCTCGCCTCCGCGACCTCCTACATCTGGGTGGCCATCGGCGGCGCCGCCGCGGCCGCCGCGCTGGTGTACGCCATCGCCTCGCTCGGCCCGTCGGGCTTCCACGCCAGCGCCGCGACGCCGCTGAAGCTCGCCCTGTCGGGAGCCGCCGTTTCCGCCGCCCTGGCCTCGTTCATCTCCGCCACCGTGCTGGGCCGTAACGACATCGCCTCCGGCGTGCGCTCGTGGCAGATCGGCGGGGTCGGCGGCGCGGACTTCGGCTCCATGGGCTCGCTCTTGCCGTTTCTGGCGATCGGTCTGGGGGTGGGCCTGCTGTCCGCGAAGGCCCTCAACTCGTTGGCCCTCGGTGACGACCTCGCGGCCGGTCTCGGCGAGTCCGTCGGCTTGGCTCGCGGGGTGGCCTCCGCCGCAGCGATCGTCCTCGCGGGCGCGACGACGGCGCTGACCGGCCCTATCGGGTTCGTCGGGCTGGTGATTCCCCACGTCATCCGATTAATTTCCGGGTCCGATCACCGGTGGTTGCTGCCGCTCTCCGCACTGGCCGGCGCGGTCCTCCTCGTCGCCGCGGACATCGCAGGCCGGGTTGTTGCGCGCCCGGCGGAGATCGACGTCGGGATCGTCACCGCCCTGATCGGCGCCCCGTTCTTTATCTACATTGTCCGGCGACAAAAGGTGCGTGAACTGTGAGTACCGCGTCCTCGCGGCGCCGCGCCGCGTCCGTCACCGCGGCGCTGGTGGCTGCCGTCGTCGTGCTGTATCTGGTGTCCCTCATGGTGGGCCGGACGTTCTATCCGCTCGGTGACGTGGTGCAGGTTGCCCTCGGGGCGGACGTCGACGGGGCCACGTTCACGGTGGGTCGCCTGCGCTTGCCGCGCGCGAGCCTAGCGTTGGCGGCGGGGGCCGCGTTCGGGCTGGCCGGCACCTGCTTCCAAACGCTGCTCCGCAACCCCCTGGCCAGCCCCGACGTGATCGGCATCAGCGCGGGCGCGTCGACGGCGGCCGTGCTCGGCATCGTGGTCTTCTCCCTGTCGGGCCCCGCCGTCTCCGGGCTGGCCGTGGTCTCGGCGCTGGCGGTGGCCGCCGCCATCTACGCACTCTCCCGCCGGGGCGGATCCGCCGGAACGAGGTTGATCCTCATCGGCATCGGCGTGGCGGCCATGGCGGAATCGCTCACCACGTACGTGCTCTCCAAGGCGGACGCATGGGACCTGCAGGAGGCCATGCGGTGGCTGACCGGAAGCCTCAACGGGGCCGGGTGGGAGCAGGTGCTCCCCGTTGCGGTGGCCCTCGGCGTGCTCGGGCCAATCCTTCTCGCCCAGTCGGCACCGCTGCGCATGATGTCCCTGGGCGATGACACGGCCGCGGGCCTCGGGGTGAACGTGACGAGGACTCGCCTGACGGTGGTGCTCTGCGCCGTGGGGCTCGTCGCGTTTGCCACGGCGGCCGCCGGGCCCATTGCGTTCGTCGCGTTCCTCGCGGGGCCGATCGCTAGCGGGCTGGTGGGCGCGGGGCGCTCCTTGCTCGTGCCGGCGGCGTTGGTCGGTGCCGTGCTGGTTTTAGGCGCTGACCTCGCGGGCCAGTACGCGTTCGCCTCGCGTTACCCGGTCGGCGTCATCACGGGTGTGCTCGGTGCGCCCTACCTCGTCTTCCTCATCATGCGTAGCAACCGCACCGGCGCATTCTGAGCAGTCCCCGGGCGCGGATAGAATATGCGGCATGCCAAATCCCTCCCTAGACGATGCTGCGCTCTTCGACGCCGTAGTCACGGTGGTGACTCGCCGTGGATTCGACGAATTAACGCTCAGCGACGTGGCCTCCGAGTCCGGCGTCGACGTGCGCACTCTGGCCCGGTCCTTCCCCACCAAGCAGGCCTTGGCCCGCGGTGCGTTTGCCCAAGTGTTCTCCCGCGTCAGCGATGAGCTGACCGTGGCGGTCGGTGAGCGCTATGGCATGGACGCCATTCAGGTCTTCATTCACACCCTGCTGCCGGATACCGCGGGCAAGGTCACCGCGGCGCACCTCTTGCTGCCGTTCTGGCAGCTGGCCCTGCACGACGACGATTTGGCCGCTGCCAGCAGCT from Zhihengliuella flava includes the following:
- a CDS encoding ribonuclease J — protein: MTKRHTRKTPPPLKKGALRWVALGGLGEIGRNMMVFEYGGKLLIVDCGVLFPEDEHPGVDLILPDFSYLRGRWKDVVGLVLTHGHEDHIGGVPYLLKEHREIPIYSAKLTLAFVKSKLTEHRINNAKLNQVKEGDKRKLGPFDLEFLAVNHSIPDGLAVSIKTPAGSALATGDFKMDQFPLDRRITDLAGFARLGEEGVDLFLPDSTNAEVPGFMAAEADLVPAIDTVIRTAPRRVIVSSFASHVHRIQQVIDVAHKYGRKVAFLGRSMVRNMGLAKELGYLNIPKGVLVDFKEVDKMPPKKVVVICTGSQGEPMAALARMANQDHVIDLVENDTVLLASSLVPGNETSIYRLINDLTKLGANVVHKGNAKVHVSGHASAGELVYCYNLVRPKNVVPVHGEHRHLKANAELAVRTGVEPRNALVIEDGVTVDLENGVARVSGSVPASYVYVENNVAGAATDEELAHRVRLAEDGAVTVLAIVDPETGEMEDEPEFFPVGFDLTDAQIDKAIGIVEKAIARLDEKTGPEAEKQIAKALVRWADRAIRRRPHFTVITVDA
- a CDS encoding ATP-binding protein translates to MPHREPPLRHRLRTRLASLQVGIVLVLVLGVAAVVMAFEDQRIQDAAYDRARTVALEVADEPDVIEALNTSRAVDTIAPLARLAQESSGVDYVVVVGLDDIRVAHPDEDRIGEPVSTDHSLIREGESFRGVERGTLGVTLRVKEPIYDGETVVGTISVGILQSKVRANLAGVVWSFAPWVIGAATAGTLLSLAVARSIRRRIYGVEPDEVAALLQSQNALLYSVRDGVVGVDSGGTISLLNAEAKRLLGVGDEALGAPASQVLTPLLGAETVAPASDRAGGEGAAELGPATQVLVGERVLVVQRRAAGAAAEDAPGGHGSAGYTLTLQDRTEVEATLRELAGQRSLADALRSQTHEFSNRLHVLSGYLSVGAVDEAAAYVRRIAPAVQPDLSGSTGSTAGSGVVSEPALAGILAANAAVAREAGVEFEVDPGSATPRGWEADDDAATVLANLITNALEAAGDGGRVRVLVRVTDGAYHVRVEDSGPGVAPEYAEHIFERGVSTKAGSEPRGIGLALVARIVERRGGTVQVGRADREPAGRATALATTTPLGGARFDIQWPLTEEGTR
- a CDS encoding response regulator; the encoded protein is MSAEIRTLIVDDDVDVVRMHELLVRSLDGFEVAGTAPRIAEAARALEAGGVDLVLLDVHLPDGSGVDLLTQLRARFPHVGVIMITAAAEADTVRAAIGRGVDGYLVKPFTVDDFRRRLVAFRAERAQRPDRLSQDAIDALISGTGPAPRTGPLPAAAALPKGFAQPTYDLVAAAVREAREDVSATHIASTCGISRVSARRYLDLLERRGVVELRPKYGSAGRPEHRYRWI
- a CDS encoding aspartate aminotransferase family protein gives rise to the protein MSPHSTADLLTRRYATLGEHSPLFYREPLELVRGEGVWLTDATGRTYLDAYNNVPHVGHAHPAVADAVNRQLRTLNLHTRYLNHVVVDYAEALLETFADPLDRLFLVNSGSEANELALRVARQHTGHTGVLVSDFSYHGNTTSLAQLTTGLTVAEPLGDHVRALRIPDAAGLTDAEASVLCASALQEADQAIASLQAAGHGLSAVLFDPLFSTEGLLRPPQGYVEGLAARVRAAGGLVVADEVQSGFGRLGDVMWGHELFDLSPELVTLGKPMGNGHPVGGVVTTAELLDEFGRRNMYFNTFAGSPVSSAAAHAVLRVMDAEQLRPRARQNGEFIAARLEQLAREYPAVASVRGQGLFFGLTLVRPDGSAAPEAARALTERMREAGVLISKIGREDNVLKMRPPMVLERAEAELLLDRLAACLSALEPAA
- a CDS encoding TetR/AcrR family transcriptional regulator, with amino-acid sequence MTAETRRLPLRERNRVRTRSDILDAAAEALSDGGYAATALEELSRRAGLARGTLYAHFPGGREEIVRAVYLRVAEEVEEAGRALREQESGAPDRIAALARALVERTATASGRFYGKTTADALPVLADVTGGTSAAFESLIREDLAATDLPTGADLDALTTAVSGALRASAARTATHPHTVPAQVDAIRCLVSGLASTPGHRPQGPA
- a CDS encoding tripartite tricarboxylate transporter TctB family protein yields the protein MSVENDLTTREDAARAEDERIKRLQDAEAVRITGFFSGRSELIVSALILALATALAYGTVTMDVMGDTIPGPQFFPTIVYVLLYVLGVLHAISVLRTRRFPQGADPRSHDFSVDMLAEIGDTERATVLGKPGQRPRTGGRIRAYSDWKTIAWVVGGIAVFILTLPVLGWIIAAAGLFWVICKAFGSARPVFDVGVALAFSAITYLAFNVGLGLVLPNGFLEGAL
- a CDS encoding Bug family tripartite tricarboxylate transporter substrate binding protein, encoding MPQKKTTRIVLGVAVAAVTATALIASASAGGESTARSKLVLMAPASPGGGWDGFAREALQAIKSDGISNNVQVVNVPGAGGTIGLGQFAQMEGRSDMLMVTGGVMIGAIELANSQTTLEDVEPIARLSDDYSVIVVPADSEFETLQDFVDAWKQDPGGTAIGGGSLGGIDHLLMGMAAEDVGIDPQDVNYIPYSGGGEAITSVMSGTTAASVSGYNELSDQIEKGTLRALAISSEERLPGVDVPTFKEAGVDAAMANWRGYVAAPGITEEEKAELVDIVTEFHATDHWKDAVERNNWTDSFMVGEEFEAFLAEEIVTTKELVEGLGL